Part of the Mya arenaria isolate MELC-2E11 chromosome 8, ASM2691426v1 genome, TAACTACCGTTCGAATAAATTACAACGTTATTCACTTATACCGCACGctatttattaaacattgtcCTTGACAACGTGTCACAAGTATTTGAGATAAAGCAGAATTGCTCGTTTTAATCTCAGTATTTCGCGTTGTTGAATACATAGCTTAAGAAATGAGAAAACAACTTTCAATGTAACTATCGACAAATGagaatttaaaatttgaaaactgCCCTTAATATGATAATGTTCCATTGCTCATGTAAAGCAGGAAACTAAGtagtatttacatatatatgatCAGTTTCTTTTTATGAATCATCCGCTTTGAGTATTTTTATATTGTCTCATTATTTGAACAGAGCAATTGTTcaacattttgcaattttcttaaggaaattaaaaagataatgaagCAGTAACAATGTCGCGCCTGggaacaatatacatgtattattcaCATGTATTTTTCCTCCCTGGTCACATCATTATGGATGTCAATATTAGCATAAGCCTTATTATGCTTGCTGAACAAGGAAGAAATGTATGTCACGGAAATAAAACTATGACAATtgtaaaattcaaatgaaaattacaaTTTCTGCAAGCTGTTCATCTTCATATTGTATGTGTTTCTTCTGAATTAAGCCTGAACGTCGCCAAACAGGATGCAAAACAATAGGCAATAATTTATTGatgcattgtttattatatgaataGGGTTAACACAGGCGCAGCGGGCCAAACGCGTCCGCGCCCTGCCCTAAAATTGTCCAAGTAAACTTATAAGTGTCAATATCGGTAAAAATATACTGACACTAAACACCATAATGCTCTATATCAAACTAAAAATAGCCAAATGTTCTCACCTGACAAGGCCTCACATACACCTGGTATGGCCTCACAAACAACTGGCATGGCCTCATATACACCTGGCATGACCTCATATACACCCGGCTAGGCCTCACATACACCAAGCTAGGCCTCACATACAGCAGACTAGGCCTCACATACACCTGACATGACCTCACATACACCAGGCTAGGCCTCACATACACCTGGCATGGCCTCACATACACTAGGCATAGCCTCACATACACCAGGCTAGGCCTCACATACAACTGGCATGGCCTAACATACACCAGGCATTACATCACATACACCAGGCTAGGCCTCAAATACACCTGACATGCCCTCACATAACCTCGCATGGCCTTACATAAACCAGGCATGACCTCACATCCACAAGGCATGGCCTCACATACACCGACATGTCTTCACATATACCAGGAATTGcctaaaataaaacatgacatgaCTTCACATACACCAGGAATTGCCTCACTTTAACCTGGCATGGCCCAACATTCATGAGGAATAGACCCAATCACACATGACATTGCCTCAAATACACTTGGCATGGTCTCACATACGCTTGTCATGGTCTCACATGCACCAGACATGACCTCACATACACCAGGCATGAGCTTACATACACCAGGCATGAGCTCAAATACATCAGAAATGACCTCACATACACGATGCATGACCTCACATACACCAGGTATGGTCTCACATGCACCAGGCATGGCCTCACATGCATCAGGCATGGTCTCACAAACACCTGGTATGGCCTCACAAACAACTGGCATTGCCTCATATACACCTGGCATGGCCTCATATACACCAGGCTAGGCCTCACATACACCAAGCTAGGCCTCACATACACCAGGCTAGGCCTAACATACACCAGGCATGACCTCACATACACCAGGCTAGGCTTCACATACACCAGGCATGGCCTCACATACACAAGGCATAGCCTCACATACACCAGGCTAGGCCTCACATACACCAGGCATGGCCTTACATACACCAGGCATGGCCTCACATACACCTGACATGGCCTCACATACACACGGCTAGGCTTCACATACACCTGACATGACCTCAGATACACCTGGCATGACCTCACATACAATTGGCATGGCCTCACATACACCAGGCATGACCTCACATACACCACGCTAGGCCTCAAATACACCTGACATGGCCTCGCATAACCTCGCATGGCCTTACATACACCAGGCATGACCTCGCAAACACCTGGCATGGCCTCACATACACCGACATGACTTCACATACATCAGGAATTGCCTCACGTTAACCTGGCATGGCCCAACATTCATGAGGAATGGACCCAATCACACATGATATTGCCTCAAATACACTTGGCGTGGTCTCACATACGCTTGTCATGGCCTCACATACACAAGGCATGACATCACATACACCAGGCATGGTCTCACCTGCACCAGGCATGAGCTCACAAACACCAGGCATGAGCTCACATACACCAGGCATGAGCTCACATACATCAGAAATGACCTCACATTCACGATGCATGACTTCTCATACACCAGGTATGGTCTCACATGCACCAGGCATGGCTTCACATGCACCAGGCATTGTCTCACATGCACCAAACTTGACCTCAAATGCACCATGCATGACCTCGTATACACCAGGCATTACCTCAAATGCACAAGGCAATGCCTCACATACACTACGAATGACCTAACATACACCAGGCATGACATCACAAGCACGAGGCATGGCCTCGCATACACCTGACATGGCCTCACATACACGAGGCATGGCCTCACATACACCTGGCATGACCTCTCATACACCTGGTATGGCCTCAAATGCACCAAACAGGACCTCACATACACCCGGCAGGACCTCACATTCACCAGACATGACctaataaacaacatgtatgaCCTCACATACACCTTACATGACCTCACATACACCTTACATGACCTCTCAAACACCAGGCATTGCCTCACATACACCAGGCATGAGCTCACATACACAAGGCATGGGCTCACATGCACCAGGCTTGAGCTCACATACACCAGGCATGAGCTCACATACACCAGGCATGACCTCACATACACCAGGCATGACCTCACATACACCAGGCATGAGCTCATATCCACCAGGCATGACCTTACATACACCTGACATGGCCTCACATACACCAGGCATGACCTCCATACACCAGGCATGGGCTCACATACACCAGGCATGACCTCACATACATCTGACATGGCCTCACATAAACCAGGTATGACCTCATATACACCGAACATGACCTCACATACACCAGGCATGACCATACATACACATTACATGGCCTCACATACACCTGGCATGGCCTCACGTACACCTGACATGGCCTCACGTACACCTGACATGGGCTCACATACACCAGGCATGGCCTCACATACATCAGGCATGGGCTCACATACACCAGGCATGAGCTCACATCCACCAGGCATGGCCTCACATACACCAGGCATGACCTCACATAAACCTGACATGGCCTCACATACACCAGGCATGACCTCACATACACCTTTCATGACCTCACATACACCAGGCATATGCTTACATACACCAGGCATGACCTCACATACACTTTACATGACCTCATATACACCAGGCATGACCTCTCATACACATTACATGACTTCACATACACCAGACATGACCTTACATACGACAGGCATGGTCTCACATACACCTGGCATGACCTCACATACACCTGACGTGGCCTAACATACACCAGGCATGACCTCGCATACAACAGGCATGGTCTCATATACACCTGGCATGACCTCACATACACCTGACATGGCCTAACATACACCAGGCATGACCTCACATACAACAGATATATCTTTACATACACCTGGCATGACCTCACATACACCAGACATGACCTTACATACACTAGCCATGGCCTCACATTCAACAGGCATGACCTCACATACACCAGGCATGATCTCACATATTCCATGCATGGCCTCAAATACACCTGGCATGACCTCTCAAACACCAGGCATGGCTTAAAATACACTTGGCATGACCTCACATACACCTGTCATGATCACACATACACCTGGTATGACCTCACATACACCAGGCATGGCTTCACATACACCAGGCATGATCTCACATACACCTGGTATGACCTCACATACACCAGGCGCGACCACACATACACCTGGCATGACCTCTCATACACCAGGCATGGCTTCATATACACCTGGTATGACCTCACATACACCAGGCATGACCACACATACACCTGTTATGACCTCACATACACCTGGCATGGATTCAAATACACCAGGCATGACCTCACATACACCTGGCATGGCCTCACATACAACAGACATGGCGTAAAATACAACAGGCATGACCTCACATGCAACTGGTATGGCCTCACATACACAAGGCATGGCCTCACATACACCTGGCATGGCCTCACAAACACCAGACATGACCTCACATGCACCTGTCATGACCTCACAACACCTGGCTTGACCTCTCAAACACCTGGCATGACCTCACATACATTTTGCATGACCTCACATACACCAGGCATGACCTCACATACAACACGCATGACCTCTCATACAACAGACATGGCCTAACATACACATGGCATGACCTCACATGCAATAGGCATGGCATCACATACAACTGACATGACCTCACATACACCAGACATGACCTCTCATACACCTAACATGACCTCACATACACCAGGCATGACCTCACATACACCAGAAATTACCTTACATACACATAGAATGGCCTCACATACACCTGGTACGACCTCACATACACCAGGCATGGCCTCATATACACCAGGTATGACCTTACATACACCAGGCATGACCTTACATACACCAGGTATGAACTTACATACACCAGGTATGACCTTACATACACAAGACGTGGTTCACATACACCAGGTATGACCTCACATACACCAGGAATGGCCTCACATACACCAGACATGGCCTCCCATACACCTGGCATGACCTCACATACATCTGGCATTGCCTCACATACACCCGGCATGATCTTACATACACCAGGCGTGACCTTACATACACAAGTCATGGTTCTTATACACATGACTTTattggttatttttaaaatgcacaAAGTTACATATCAGACATGGACTGTAATTTTGAAATTCCTGTAATGGAATTTTGAGAGGGTGAGACAATGAACCTAATCTTTCTCTACAACTGCCAAGCTTAATTCAGGTCCGATTAAACTGCAATAAAATTTAATCTTATCGTTAGGTTGCTTCATTTCATCAAGTTATACAGTTAGCGTAAAGctgaagatgcactcttactcccagatcggatttaccacaattaataatattgttttaatattccaaaaaggatgaataaatgtcgaaaacaatggttcctatgaaggataccgagtttaatttgaaataaatgagcataaaacacggtatttctaccttatgagcctatagtagatcacagtaaatcttttagcattcaccatgTTTGCGCTTGCTGCTATTAAAGACACGGTTACAATCtagttatcagtaattaatattttaaaaaaaaatgcattatttagttagtagtttaaggtttatcagtcaaaattgatgtttgttgtacatgtgtatgtattgattttgaataagagagtcACTTGAGAAATGATTCCTGGGAATctgttttttataatattgattgAAACGTGATAAAGTTATGACAGAGACAAAATATCAATGGATTGACGGACGTTAGGACGAACCAACATTTCTTGTTAATGTGTGTTTCCTTCTTTAAGAAAATCTTGTATTTTATGtagttttgaatataaaatatttccaaataaaCTCTGAATCCTGATTGACACCCTCCTCTTAAACACCCATACGCTAGCCCGGACGGACAACTTGATCGAGTACAACATGCGGTCTCAAACCGAGTATGAGCGCTTAAACGCTTTgaactccacacacattgacaagcccaactgcgttcataccccgataataacatcaatcccgcaattcattccttaatttaACTGTTTTCTGTATCTAATtaacatactttatatatatatgtataatgtgtATTCGGATAGAAACAAAAGACCCATGGACAAGTAAGGAGTATGGTAAGAACGTTTGTTTCATTGTTGCTACCGAAAGCGGAAGATTTACAAGTAAAAAGTTCCGTGCTCTTAATTATCCAGtgtgcaaaatatatatgtcagTAATTGATTGACTAGTCGGATGAGCATATTGAATGGTATGTGGTAACTGCAATTACTTGTTATAGACTATATGAACACAATACTTTCTGATGCTTAATCTTTGATTGAAAACGCAGGtgtcattttattaatgattCGATGCCTTACAATGTTACTTTGCGTTTAGAATATTATGAGGCGGGTTATTTTCTCACCCACATACATGTGTTTTTCAGAGTATTACTTACATATACAGCTGATTAAACTCCAGGATTATTTTCATGTGGGATAAAGCTGTCAACTTTCGTGAGAACGCGCTGGAGCAAGGTAGCCGCTAAAATCGCAAAATGGATATGCGGGGCGTCATTCTGTTGCTTATTGGAACATTTCTTAGGCTGGGAGAAATAGTCAACGGCAGTGAAGTTGTTAACAGTGCATTCATTCATGTTGCAGGAGGAGATATTGCATACCTTGGTGGAGGGAAAATTACTAATCAAACCATCAGTCCTGAATTATGTAATTTTACTCTGAATTCGACCAGTCAGAAATACTTTGACAATCGAGTACAACAGATGCAACCGAAGTTTGTTCGATTCCATTTAGAAATAAGACGCAACATGTCGACAAGACTCAATATAACTTACAACGACACTCTTTTCAAACCGAGGTTATGGTTTTGGACTTACGATACCCCGACAGGGCATTATCCGTACTTGACTCTGAATATTGACCATGGAATTTTGAGCTTTGGTCTGTTGGATGCGAAAACATATGACGTGGATTTTATCCTACTTGAACCTTTGCTAACGGCCAACCAAACGTGTTCCATACATTTTGGACAGAACGAAAGCATGATCCATTTGACGAATGCTTTACGTAGTCTTGTCGCGAATGCGGCAGATTATGAAGAATACAAGTATGAAACCAATTACTTTTGTTACTTAGTTGAAAACAGGGAGATGAAACAATCATGGACGTATTTCGCAGCACTCTACTTTAACTTCCCAGCACCTCTCATCAATTTCGAGTGTTGTGTGGTTTCGTTCACCTACAGTAATAACAAGATAGTCGTCCACGGCTGTAACAAGCAATTCGCAAAGTGGGACCTTTGTGTTTACGGACCTTATATATTAGGTGTactaattttgttatatttcccAATCTTGTTGTTTGAAATTTGTGACGCCCTAGCCAAAGGAGATATCGTTGAATCGTTTGATTATGACATGATAGCGGAACTGGACGTCCCGCTATCTCCTGAACCATCCTGGGAATCAGACTGGATGTTTCTCGATGGAAAACCGCCCGTAACCTTTTTTGGTGTGATAAGTAACTGTTTCCGAGGAGTTAAGCATCAATACCCTGTGTGTGTTTCCAGACTTCGtagatttatttcagtgttgCTGGTACCTTTTGTGATATATATCAAGATTTTGATGTACTCCGATGGAATTGGAAAAGACAAACTGAAAATCACAGTTTCTGATTTCGCCGAGCGTGGAACAGGGCTTGGTTTCTTAGCGATACTTGGAAATACCACAGAAAACCGAATTAAGTCATTTGTACCAGCCTTCGGCGGCCCAGTTGGAATGGCATTAATTTATTACATATTGGGTGTGGTTCTTCTTGTGTTTCCGCGAAATTTGATACAAATTGTGGAAAACGGAATGCCGACCCGTCGTGGTTGGTCTCCACTTTTTCTCGGCGTGGACGAAATTCTCCATATTGGAATGGTAAACCATGAAACTGTGCCGGGTTATAATAGGGCTGCGGCGATTTGTAAGGGTCGTTTCTACATGCTGTTTACCAACACATTTTGGAaaagatttatttttctgaTGAAAGAGCGATATAAGACATTATGGCATTTCTCCAAATGCATATTGGCATTGTGTCTTCCCCTGTTAACTCTTGGGTGCCTTTTAGAGACAATAGCTTGTTTAGTGTATTTCGCGATACCATTTGTAAGCTTCAGTATCATCGTGATTAAGGGCGCAACGGCATCTGTAATGACACAGATATCATACTACCACCGACTTAACGTTCTTCTGCGAAAACCATTGTTTTGGCCTCTTGTCAAATTCGTGATATTTGCCACATTCATCTTGTTTGCGTATTCAGTAAGCTTAATATTTCTTGAAAGTTTCGTCTTCTTTTCGAAAATCATAATCTACTGCCTCGTTGCCGTGGTGTTCATGCCCTCAGCTTCGTTtggttatttgtttttcttcatcGTACTTCTTTACTACGTCGTGCATCTCGTTAAAGGTTTTGGTGACACTTATTTGGAACTACTTTCCACTGGGGTCGAGCGTTCCTTGGACCTAGACACCCATGTCAATCACGTGAGCTACCAAGATGGtcatcttgtcatctcaaacGTCCGAGCGCCTAACATTCGGAGTATCCGAATTAATAATACGCTTATTGAAGTTATCAAGAACAGTTTAGAGAAAATCAAATCTTCCTATGAAGTTGCTAGACACACACGCCAAGTTAACAGCGTTCATGGAATTCCAAAGGAACTATTTGAGCATTTAGTTAGGAAACACAGACCGGTTCATATTCAGCTGTTGAAACTAATATTTCAACTAACCTTCATAATAATTCTTGTGGCCTTGACTCTGATTATCACGTCGAAATTTAAGTCCGGCTCTTCCTATGAGCAAGGACCGGAAGTGATGCATGTTCTATTTATGGTAACAGTTGGCGCATTACCGCGCGTGCTCGAGGTTCTGTTGACAGATGGAAGCGAAGTTGTAAAGAAACAGCTAGAGGAATCGAGGATTGAGCAGACGATCGTTCGGTACTGGAGAAACAAAACGGAAAC contains:
- the LOC128243894 gene encoding uncharacterized protein LOC128243894; this translates as MDMRGVILLLIGTFLRLGEIVNGSEVVNSAFIHVAGGDIAYLGGGKITNQTISPELCNFTLNSTSQKYFDNRVQQMQPKFVRFHLEIRRNMSTRLNITYNDTLFKPRLWFWTYDTPTGHYPYLTLNIDHGILSFGLLDAKTYDVDFILLEPLLTANQTCSIHFGQNESMIHLTNALRSLVANAADYEEYKYETNYFCYLVENREMKQSWTYFAALYFNFPAPLINFECCVVSFTYSNNKIVVHGCNKQFAKWDLCVYGPYILGVLILLYFPILLFEICDALAKGDIVESFDYDMIAELDVPLSPEPSWESDWMFLDGKPPVTFFGVISNCFRGVKHQYPVCVSRLRRFISVLLVPFVIYIKILMYSDGIGKDKLKITVSDFAERGTGLGFLAILGNTTENRIKSFVPAFGGPVGMALIYYILGVVLLVFPRNLIQIVENGMPTRRGWSPLFLGVDEILHIGMVNHETVPGYNRAAAICKGRFYMLFTNTFWKRFIFLMKERYKTLWHFSKCILALCLPLLTLGCLLETIACLVYFAIPFVSFSIIVIKGATASVMTQISYYHRLNVLLRKPLFWPLVKFVIFATFILFAYSVSLIFLESFVFFSKIIIYCLVAVVFMPSASFGYLFFFIVLLYYVVHLVKGFGDTYLELLSTGVERSLDLDTHVNHVSYQDGHLVISNVRAPNIRSIRINNTLIEVIKNSLEKIKSSYEVARHTRQVNSVHGIPKELFEHLVRKHRPVHIQLLKLIFQLTFIIILVALTLIITSKFKSGSSYEQGPEVMHVLFMVTVGALPRVLEVLLTDGSEVVKKQLEESRIEQTIVRYWRNKTETDLKFT